In Thermus hydrothermalis, the DNA window AGTTCTACGGCCGCGGGGTTTCCACCTGCGCCACCTGCGACGGCTTCTTCTACCGGGACAAGGAGGTGGTGGTGGTGGGCGGCGGGGACGCCGCCGTGGAGGAGGGGCTTTTCCTCACCAAGTTCGCCCGCAAGGTGACCCTGGTCCACCGCCGGGACGAGCTTAGGGCCAACAAGGTGGCCCAAGCCCGGGCCTTCCAAAACCCCAAGATGCACTTCCTCTTCTCCCACGTGGTCACGGAGATCCTGGGCGAGGAACAGGTGACGGGGGTGCGGCTTAAGAACCTGAAGACAGGGGAGGAGTACGTCTACCCCACGGACGGGGTCTTCGTCTTCATCGGCCACGAGCCCAACACCGGCTTCCTCAAGGGCGTGGTGGAACTCAGGCCCGACGGCTACGTGGCCGTGCGGGACGAGGTCTACACCTCGGTTCCGGGCATCTTCGCCGCCGGGGACGTGGCCGACCCCATCTACCGCCAGCTCACCACCAGCGTGGGGGCGGGTACCCGGGCGGCCATGACGGCGGAGAAGTACCTGGCGGAGAAGGCCGAGCGGAAGGAGCGGGCGAAACCTTAAGGCCTCAGGCGTGGCCCGGTTCTGGCTTGCCCTAGCCCTTCTAGGGGGCGTTGCCCTGGGGGCTTCGCCCATCCTCTACCTTCCCTTGGACGACCGCCCGCCCAACTGGGCCCCCTGTACCTGGGGGCTTGTCCTTTGCCCGCCCAAGGCGGCCTATCGGGGGACGGAAGGGGCGGACCTGGCGGCCCTTAGGGAATGGCTCCTGGCCACCCCCGGCGCAGCCTTGGTGGCCAGCCTGGATGCCTTGGCCTATGGCGGGCTTTTGGCAAGCCGCCACCTGGACCTCCCTGCCGAGGACGCCTTGGCCCGCCTTGGGCCCCTCCTGGCCTGGAGGGTGCGCCATGGGGGGAAGCTCTTCCTCTTCGGCGTGGTGCCCCGCTTTGACGCCACCCAAAGGGAACGCAACCTCCGGGTACTCCAGGTCCTCGCCCCTTGGTCCCGCCTGAGGGGACTTTACCTGGAAGCGGTCTGGGACGATGCCCTGCGGGGCTCGCCCGCGCCCAGGGAGGCCCAGGCCCTCCCTTACCCGAGCCGCCCGGGGGCGGACGAGGCGGGGCAGGTCCTCCTCCTTCGGGCCCTTTCCCCGGGGCTTAGGGTGGCGGTGGCCTACGAGGAAGGGAC includes these proteins:
- a CDS encoding DUF4127 family protein, giving the protein MARFWLALALLGGVALGASPILYLPLDDRPPNWAPCTWGLVLCPPKAAYRGTEGADLAALREWLLATPGAALVASLDALAYGGLLASRHLDLPAEDALARLGPLLAWRVRHGGKLFLFGVVPRFDATQRERNLRVLQVLAPWSRLRGLYLEAVWDDALRGSPAPREAQALPYPSRPGADEAGQVLLLRALSPGLRVAVAYEEGTLAERTTPYEALPLRETVRRLLRSAGAEEVALEANPHLVLYVYGGKNPRKATQDLLRLMARHPVALADLSRVNRGDAGLMGYLQALGLYGRLAAYAAWGTPANNLGSALAQGGLFRKDPKGRLWRLAEAYFAYWWGEVGRPWVRGRFAEPLGEEALGVASLWPYVAWEGHRIDLKALAFPWRRAFEAEARLDLIPLAFPFRLVE
- the trxB gene encoding thioredoxin-disulfide reductase, whose translation is MEFSLAGLAATGNAEERYDVVIIGGGPAGLTAGIYAGRAGLKTVIVEKGLPGGQIAQTEEVENYPGFPEGISGPELASRMVQQAEKFGARIVMDEVLGVEPLEEGFLVRGFERAYPTRVVIVATGANPRRLGVPGEDKFYGRGVSTCATCDGFFYRDKEVVVVGGGDAAVEEGLFLTKFARKVTLVHRRDELRANKVAQARAFQNPKMHFLFSHVVTEILGEEQVTGVRLKNLKTGEEYVYPTDGVFVFIGHEPNTGFLKGVVELRPDGYVAVRDEVYTSVPGIFAAGDVADPIYRQLTTSVGAGTRAAMTAEKYLAEKAERKERAKP